A stretch of the Bordetella genomosp. 8 genome encodes the following:
- a CDS encoding DUF4238 domain-containing protein, whose amino-acid sequence MSAQITRNNHYVPQWYQSGFLSNSEPKLWYLDTTPEVVTLDGGKSYTKKGLHHYGTKSCFYEYDLYTTRFGSFVSDEVERLLFGDIDIRGARAVRALIKGEVDEVTNTFQDFFEYMNAQLLRTPKGLDWIKARYPALSQVDLMIEMQSLRVMHGTIWTESVREIVSASASDLKFLVSDCPVTLYNPATPPSSPRCAYPNDPRIDWQGTQTIFPLDANHCLILTHLDHAEAPSESKLTTPRVHARFGGFGIARTDAFIRRRTLSQTEVAAVNVLLKARARRYIAASRKEWLYPEREFNGSWQQLATVLRPTDDLWRFGGQIYVKFEDGSVHHQDQYGRTSNAHEYLRKEPLKTTPHPNDPCGCGSGRKYKQCCKNIPLHQRASWTVYSIRERNLMFSYRIEAILGLKDGATWDDVRRTLSDDQVKDIHLAFASLWPQDTDPTELLPRPLVGKTRAVYLGASDPRTIVATVTSWLPYFDQIVLVHPFLNPRRMKAEFSPVHSPTKHRAQTLKNIFLLFTLEPFIRDGCVHLIPDPADINPEFGHASLKMAESRTANWNLDKANLGWLERLHRDEFGRQLRSMPEPALRTSIKDWNPDLSDADVDLMLAAFKAQREDDPLALLQDLPTGEDNGQLLYSKALSLESALFLATLTGSFVYSELRPQIEQFELHAASGDQMQNSEWTAVQEILGSLDLTLEFEPRPVREALAVGRFSAIKEVIRKLSYVGQCEPSAGVIEQLVNKLQRAATANEKEWAGMKAATRGTGRLTLSAPHGGFFRHEVQRLLITFGKTEVTRPVPFAFQIKISRDDAPPEEPI is encoded by the coding sequence ATGTCAGCGCAAATCACCCGGAATAACCATTATGTGCCACAGTGGTATCAAAGTGGCTTTCTGAGCAATAGCGAACCCAAGTTGTGGTACTTAGATACGACCCCGGAAGTCGTCACTCTAGACGGCGGGAAAAGCTACACCAAAAAAGGACTACATCACTACGGTACGAAGAGCTGCTTCTACGAGTACGACTTATACACGACAAGATTCGGTAGCTTCGTGAGCGACGAAGTCGAACGGCTGTTATTCGGTGACATCGATATCCGAGGCGCACGTGCTGTCCGGGCGTTAATTAAGGGTGAAGTGGACGAAGTCACGAATACATTCCAGGATTTTTTCGAGTACATGAATGCACAACTTCTGCGGACACCGAAAGGCTTAGACTGGATAAAGGCGCGCTATCCGGCACTTAGCCAAGTCGACCTGATGATAGAGATGCAGAGCCTCCGCGTCATGCATGGAACTATATGGACAGAAAGTGTGCGGGAGATCGTTTCGGCTAGCGCCAGCGACCTGAAGTTTCTGGTCAGCGATTGCCCAGTAACGCTCTACAACCCCGCCACGCCGCCCAGTTCTCCTCGGTGTGCCTATCCGAATGATCCGCGAATTGATTGGCAAGGTACACAGACCATCTTTCCGCTAGACGCTAATCATTGCCTCATCTTGACGCACTTAGACCACGCCGAGGCCCCTTCAGAATCAAAGCTCACCACGCCACGGGTGCATGCAAGATTTGGCGGATTCGGTATCGCCCGGACGGATGCCTTTATACGCCGCCGCACACTGTCTCAGACAGAAGTCGCCGCAGTCAACGTGTTGCTCAAAGCGCGAGCGCGACGCTACATCGCCGCGAGTCGAAAGGAATGGCTGTATCCGGAACGCGAATTCAATGGATCGTGGCAGCAATTGGCAACGGTGCTGCGGCCTACCGACGACCTATGGCGTTTTGGTGGCCAAATATACGTCAAGTTCGAGGATGGCTCCGTGCACCATCAAGACCAGTACGGCAGAACCTCCAACGCTCATGAATACCTTCGCAAAGAGCCTCTTAAAACAACGCCCCATCCCAATGATCCTTGTGGTTGCGGCAGCGGTCGAAAGTACAAACAATGCTGCAAGAACATCCCACTGCACCAACGCGCATCCTGGACTGTGTACAGCATACGCGAGCGCAATCTGATGTTTTCCTACAGGATTGAAGCGATCTTAGGACTCAAGGATGGCGCCACTTGGGATGATGTTCGCAGGACGCTCAGCGACGATCAGGTCAAGGACATTCATCTTGCATTTGCAAGTCTGTGGCCGCAAGATACAGACCCAACCGAATTGCTCCCTCGCCCATTGGTCGGGAAGACGAGGGCCGTTTATCTGGGCGCTAGTGACCCCCGAACTATCGTCGCGACCGTCACGAGTTGGCTGCCTTACTTTGACCAGATAGTTTTGGTACACCCGTTTCTGAATCCCAGGCGGATGAAAGCGGAGTTCAGCCCGGTTCACTCCCCGACGAAGCATAGGGCACAAACGCTCAAAAACATTTTCCTGCTCTTCACGCTAGAGCCGTTCATACGAGACGGTTGCGTGCACCTCATACCGGACCCAGCGGATATCAATCCCGAGTTCGGCCATGCCTCGCTCAAAATGGCAGAGTCAAGGACCGCGAATTGGAATCTCGATAAGGCCAATTTGGGCTGGCTCGAACGTCTACATCGAGATGAATTCGGAAGACAGTTGCGGAGCATGCCCGAGCCAGCCCTGAGGACTTCGATAAAGGACTGGAACCCCGACCTCAGCGATGCGGACGTTGACCTCATGCTTGCAGCCTTTAAAGCTCAACGAGAAGACGACCCACTCGCTCTTCTGCAGGACCTTCCAACGGGAGAAGATAACGGCCAGCTTTTATACAGCAAGGCTCTGAGCCTTGAGTCGGCGCTTTTTCTTGCGACGCTGACAGGCTCCTTCGTATACAGCGAACTACGTCCACAAATTGAACAATTCGAACTGCATGCAGCATCCGGAGACCAGATGCAGAATTCCGAGTGGACTGCTGTCCAGGAAATTTTAGGCTCACTAGACCTGACCTTAGAATTCGAGCCGAGACCAGTGCGAGAGGCGCTGGCAGTAGGTCGATTTAGTGCCATAAAAGAGGTCATTAGAAAGCTGTCATACGTAGGTCAATGCGAACCAAGCGCAGGCGTCATTGAACAACTTGTGAATAAGCTGCAACGGGCTGCCACTGCGAATGAGAAAGAGTGGGCGGGGATGAAAGCCGCCACACGCGGCACAGGGCGGCTTACGCTATCGGCGCCGCACGGGGGTTTCTTCCGGCACGAAGTCCAGCGACTTCTCATCACGTTTGGCAAGACGGAGGTCACGCGCCCCGTACCCTTTGCCTTTCAAATCAAGATTTCCCGCGATGATGCCCCGCCCGAGGAGCCTATTTAG
- a CDS encoding IclR family transcriptional regulator codes for MSEEPESDTKAGGVAAVERAIAILNAFRAGDSSLTLNELARRTKMYKSTILRLLTTLVQEHCIVRLDDGSYQLGSMLLHWGGLYQSALRLDDHVPPILRRLVQETEEGASFFTREGNHRVCLFRVDSPRSIRDHIRTGDLVPLDKGAAGRVLTAFDPTMTPPSRTPEQPYIITVGEREPDIAAIAAPVFGPQKNLRGALALSGPAARFSVELLPSMSTRLLAAAADLTRRLGGDASTFESWQAKSRPAALGETAS; via the coding sequence ATGTCGGAAGAACCGGAAAGCGACACCAAGGCCGGTGGCGTCGCCGCGGTGGAACGAGCGATCGCCATACTCAACGCCTTCCGCGCGGGGGACAGCTCCCTGACGCTGAACGAGCTCGCGCGTCGGACCAAGATGTACAAGAGCACCATCCTGCGGCTGCTGACCACGCTGGTCCAGGAGCACTGCATCGTGCGCCTGGACGACGGCAGTTATCAGTTGGGCTCGATGCTCTTGCATTGGGGCGGGCTGTATCAGTCGGCCTTGCGCCTGGACGACCACGTGCCGCCCATCCTGCGTCGCCTGGTGCAGGAGACGGAAGAGGGCGCGTCTTTCTTCACCCGCGAAGGCAATCACCGGGTGTGTCTATTTCGCGTCGACTCGCCGCGCTCCATCCGGGATCACATCCGTACCGGGGATCTGGTGCCGCTGGACAAGGGCGCGGCCGGCCGCGTGCTGACGGCCTTTGATCCGACGATGACGCCGCCGTCCAGGACGCCCGAGCAGCCCTACATCATCACGGTCGGCGAACGCGAGCCCGATATCGCCGCCATCGCGGCGCCGGTATTCGGCCCGCAGAAGAATTTGCGCGGCGCGCTGGCCCTGTCCGGTCCGGCGGCGCGGTTCTCGGTCGAATTGCTGCCATCCATGTCCACCCGCCTGTTGGCGGCTGCCGCCGACCTGACGCGCCGGCTGGGCGGGGATGCTTCGACATTCGAAAGCTGGCAGGCCAAGAGCAGGCCTGCTGCTTTGGGAGAAACGGCGAGCTGA
- a CDS encoding Swt1 family HEPN domain-containing protein, with protein MNVAPRAALFLMLGQTAERSVARLEEIIPSETLLLSPSYDLAPLLPDSVRRATNAAEAYRLFFVFENFLRNFVLDVLSKDATTSWWEHVPQDVRTEVEKLEETEDIKSWMALGSRDKSALMTFPQLLRVIDHAWKEGFSDVVRDKGLIQGARLIVHLRNTICHMSDIPQEEVNRVRQTMRDWFRVVSP; from the coding sequence ATGAATGTCGCTCCACGCGCAGCGTTGTTCTTGATGTTGGGTCAAACAGCGGAGCGATCAGTCGCCAGATTAGAAGAAATTATTCCCAGCGAGACTCTGCTCCTTTCTCCATCCTACGATCTCGCACCGCTTCTACCAGATTCAGTTCGTCGAGCGACGAACGCTGCCGAGGCATACCGACTATTCTTTGTCTTTGAGAATTTCCTTCGTAATTTCGTGTTGGATGTGCTATCAAAGGACGCCACTACTTCTTGGTGGGAACATGTTCCCCAGGATGTACGGACAGAAGTTGAGAAGCTCGAGGAAACAGAAGATATTAAAAGCTGGATGGCGTTAGGCTCACGAGATAAATCAGCACTTATGACCTTTCCTCAGCTGCTCAGAGTTATCGATCACGCCTGGAAGGAGGGTTTCTCCGACGTGGTTCGTGACAAAGGTTTGATTCAAGGTGCCCGGCTTATCGTTCATCTGAGAAATACCATCTGCCATATGTCAGACATCCCGCAGGAGGAAGTGAATAGAGTCCGTCAGACAATGCGAGACTGGTTCCGAGTTGTTTCTCCATAG
- a CDS encoding DUF5343 domain-containing protein — MAASLPYLASNKNIETLFTTVQSAKVPDRFTQEFLATTIGLKGTNDRAMIPLLRNLGFLDQSGSPTPAYRQLKNKETARPAIASGIRTAYAPLFESNEDANTLPSEKLKGLIAQVAGTDDDMTARIASTFNALVKQADFSKQLAHAKGERDDEPEIDIATEDEDGVPNATRRFTKGLNPQFHYNIQIHLPSNATEEVYLNIFNAIRKTFQ, encoded by the coding sequence ATGGCTGCATCACTTCCTTACCTTGCATCGAACAAGAACATTGAAACGCTTTTTACGACAGTTCAATCGGCTAAGGTCCCCGATCGCTTCACCCAAGAGTTTCTGGCTACTACGATTGGCCTTAAAGGCACTAATGATCGAGCAATGATCCCACTTCTGCGCAATCTGGGCTTTCTCGACCAGTCAGGATCCCCTACACCTGCCTACCGCCAGCTTAAGAACAAAGAAACCGCTCGACCAGCCATAGCTAGCGGGATTAGGACTGCTTATGCCCCTCTTTTCGAGTCAAATGAGGATGCGAACACTTTGCCAAGCGAAAAACTGAAGGGCCTCATTGCCCAGGTTGCAGGTACCGACGATGACATGACGGCGCGGATTGCATCCACATTCAATGCCCTGGTAAAGCAAGCTGACTTCTCTAAGCAATTAGCTCACGCGAAAGGGGAGCGAGATGATGAGCCTGAGATTGATATAGCAACTGAGGATGAGGATGGAGTGCCGAACGCAACACGGAGATTCACAAAGGGGCTAAATCCCCAATTCCATTACAACATTCAGATTCACCTCCCATCCAATGCGACCGAGGAGGTCTACCTAAATATCTTCAATGCTATCAGGAAAACTTTCCAATGA
- a CDS encoding alpha/beta fold hydrolase, with product MIAHSPSSQQSCQGKRVIQGTGAHIRANGIRQHYLHFSGDRPAAVIVPGIVSPAILWSHVGEWLCAEHDCYVLDVRGRGLGEAGPHLDYGVDACAQDVVSFIQARGLHQPIVLGHSMGGRIALRAAAQTPGVFGGLVLIDPPTSGPGRRPYPVPKARTVDLLRAAHRGEALEAIQRSKAAPWPEDLQRLRAEWLSTCDERAVHVAYDDFHNQDIFADLAKTKEPVSLLCAGDGGVVSDDDIAKMKQLRSDLHAVRLPGVGHQMQAENFDAFKQALAGILSRHR from the coding sequence TTGATCGCGCACAGCCCCAGCTCGCAGCAAAGCTGCCAAGGAAAAAGAGTGATCCAAGGAACAGGCGCGCATATACGGGCGAATGGCATCCGGCAGCACTACCTGCACTTCTCCGGCGACCGCCCTGCCGCGGTCATTGTCCCGGGCATCGTCAGTCCCGCGATCCTGTGGAGCCACGTTGGCGAATGGCTATGCGCGGAGCACGACTGCTACGTTCTCGATGTAAGAGGCCGAGGCTTGGGCGAGGCTGGCCCGCATCTGGACTATGGCGTCGATGCATGCGCGCAGGACGTGGTGTCCTTCATCCAGGCACGCGGCCTCCATCAGCCCATCGTGCTGGGCCACTCCATGGGCGGTCGCATTGCATTGCGAGCGGCGGCGCAAACGCCGGGGGTCTTCGGCGGGTTGGTTCTGATAGACCCGCCTACCAGCGGGCCGGGCCGCCGCCCCTACCCTGTGCCTAAAGCCCGGACGGTGGATCTGTTAAGGGCAGCACATCGCGGCGAAGCGCTCGAAGCGATACAACGCAGCAAAGCCGCCCCGTGGCCGGAAGACTTGCAGCGGCTCCGCGCCGAATGGCTGTCCACCTGCGATGAACGCGCGGTGCACGTGGCCTACGACGACTTCCATAACCAGGATATCTTCGCGGACCTGGCGAAGACTAAGGAACCCGTTTCCCTGCTTTGCGCCGGGGACGGCGGCGTCGTATCTGACGACGACATCGCCAAGATGAAGCAGCTACGCAGCGACCTGCACGCCGTTCGCCTGCCCGGCGTCGGCCACCAGATGCAGGCCGAGAACTTCGACGCATTCAAACAAGCGCTGGCCGGCATTCTGTCCAGGCACCGCTAG
- a CDS encoding leucyl aminopeptidase, whose product MKLDAEVLELFTKELSLCRVKTGETVIVLTAEDEWQDNAYAFMAAAQRLGAKAFNLNVRREQQNAVGVQGRHPLVGNELAMKTLKSANMVIDMVGLLFSREQAEIQAAGVRILRVMEPFHVLKQMFPTEDLRRRVEYAKQIMEQAKQLRFTSAAGTDVTYALGQYPVISEYGYTYEPGRWDHFPSGFSFTQGNDGGVNGTVVLQPGDVLCAFKKYVESAVTLKIKDGYVTDISGSGMDAQLIDSYIKSFHDPRAYAISHIGWGLNEQARWYQFAVTRQLPSEHVMNALAFYGNVLFSLGPNLEVGGDNDTACHLDLPMRQCSLWLDDTQILQDGEVVHPEMRVERHA is encoded by the coding sequence TTGAAACTCGATGCGGAAGTACTGGAGCTCTTCACCAAGGAACTATCGCTGTGCCGCGTCAAGACCGGCGAGACGGTGATCGTGTTGACCGCCGAGGATGAATGGCAGGACAACGCCTATGCCTTCATGGCGGCCGCGCAGCGGCTGGGGGCGAAGGCCTTCAACTTGAACGTGCGCCGCGAGCAGCAGAATGCCGTGGGGGTGCAGGGTCGCCATCCGCTGGTGGGCAATGAGCTGGCGATGAAGACTCTGAAGTCCGCCAACATGGTTATCGACATGGTGGGCCTGCTGTTTTCGCGGGAACAGGCGGAGATTCAGGCGGCCGGCGTACGGATCCTTCGGGTGATGGAGCCGTTCCATGTGCTGAAGCAGATGTTCCCGACGGAAGATCTGCGGCGGCGCGTGGAGTATGCGAAGCAGATCATGGAGCAGGCGAAGCAGCTGCGGTTTACCTCCGCGGCTGGCACTGACGTGACCTACGCACTGGGGCAGTACCCCGTGATTTCCGAGTACGGGTATACCTACGAGCCCGGGCGGTGGGATCACTTCCCTTCCGGGTTTTCGTTCACGCAGGGGAATGATGGCGGGGTGAACGGCACGGTCGTCCTACAACCCGGCGATGTCCTATGCGCGTTCAAGAAGTACGTGGAATCGGCGGTGACGCTGAAGATCAAGGACGGCTATGTCACGGACATATCCGGCTCAGGGATGGATGCGCAGCTGATCGACAGCTATATCAAGAGCTTCCATGACCCACGGGCGTATGCGATTTCGCATATCGGCTGGGGGCTGAACGAGCAGGCGCGGTGGTACCAGTTTGCCGTGACGCGCCAGCTGCCGAGCGAGCACGTGATGAACGCGCTGGCGTTCTATGGGAATGTGCTCTTCTCGCTCGGCCCCAACCTGGAAGTGGGTGGGGATAACGATACGGCTTGCCATCTGGATTTGCCGATGCGGCAGTGCAGCCTGTGGCTGGACGATACGCAGATCCTGCAAGATGGCGAGGTCGTGCATCCTGAAATGCGCGTTGAGCGTCACGCTTGA
- a CDS encoding xanthine dehydrogenase family protein molybdopterin-binding subunit — MHAKPQFSLSAEPRADYLEKVTGTAVYASDVEVPNMLHGKILRSTVPHARIARLDTSAALAIPGVVAILTGEDLKDMPGSEIRWGLSLRDRPVIALDKVRYVGDPVAAVAAVDEATAEAALDAIIVSYETLPHSTTAQEALAEGAALVHEDMEVLKDYYFRGQCTPVPGTNQFQQWSYESGNVDQAFQGDVRVFEDTFTFPMVFHYAMEPHVCLAHWTPRSLEIWSGGQTPTAIQRVCSETLGIPLACVRVHSPYVGGGFGGKASVKIDPLVAALSWKAQAPVRICLTIAESMLTCRRLDAEVTLKTAVDAGGRIVAKTVRAVLNGGAYADTGPAIAVKAAIRAIGPYHIPNLRLEAIGVYTNTVPGAAFRSIGGPQAVWATESQMDIIADAIGVDPIEFRMLNLAQKGETIKHDLRPLDIDMRRSLRAAVDTLKNLPEPAYQGRRGLGVAVGATDPGIMPIGGAIVRLRADGSVNVSANTVEIGQGSRGVLRIIAAKTLNQPLRMIAVAQPDTLQAPYDWGTGASRSTVIIGLAVQLACEDILRQVRDIAAQELGGSPDDYRLVEGAVEGPNGQMPFIELLRRFHGMAAGEFLGVGRVNPNTKDGAFKLQPLFWETGAGAFEIGLDEGTGAIRVLRAGGAADLGHVINPKAAEGQDEGAMVMGLGHTLSEEYIYEDGQVVNGTLFDYKVPTMEEVPDHVGTALIESGDGPGPFGARGGGEGAILPVAPAVANALFQGWGIRLKELPLTPERVWRALRDKNLTDK; from the coding sequence ATGCATGCCAAGCCTCAGTTCTCCCTAAGCGCGGAGCCGCGCGCCGATTACCTGGAGAAGGTAACCGGTACGGCGGTGTACGCCAGCGATGTGGAAGTGCCCAACATGCTGCACGGGAAGATCCTGCGCAGCACGGTGCCGCACGCCCGTATCGCCAGGCTGGACACCAGCGCCGCGCTGGCCATCCCCGGCGTCGTCGCCATCCTGACGGGCGAGGACCTGAAGGATATGCCGGGCAGCGAGATCCGCTGGGGCCTGTCCTTGCGCGACCGCCCGGTGATCGCGCTGGACAAGGTGCGCTACGTGGGCGATCCGGTCGCCGCGGTGGCCGCGGTCGATGAGGCCACTGCGGAAGCGGCGCTGGACGCCATCATCGTCAGCTATGAGACGCTGCCGCACTCCACTACCGCGCAGGAAGCACTGGCCGAAGGCGCGGCACTGGTCCATGAAGACATGGAGGTCCTGAAGGACTATTACTTCAGGGGGCAATGCACACCGGTACCCGGGACCAACCAGTTCCAGCAGTGGTCCTATGAAAGCGGCAACGTCGACCAGGCATTCCAGGGCGACGTGAGGGTGTTCGAGGACACCTTCACCTTCCCGATGGTGTTCCACTACGCGATGGAGCCCCATGTGTGCCTGGCGCACTGGACGCCGCGTTCGCTGGAAATCTGGAGCGGTGGCCAGACGCCCACCGCGATCCAGCGCGTATGTTCGGAGACGCTGGGCATACCGCTGGCCTGCGTGCGGGTGCACTCGCCCTACGTCGGCGGTGGCTTCGGCGGAAAGGCGTCGGTGAAGATCGATCCGCTGGTGGCGGCGCTGTCGTGGAAAGCACAAGCACCCGTGCGCATCTGCCTGACGATCGCCGAATCGATGCTGACCTGCCGGCGGCTGGATGCGGAAGTGACCTTGAAGACCGCCGTCGATGCCGGCGGCAGGATCGTCGCCAAGACGGTGCGCGCGGTGCTGAATGGGGGCGCGTATGCGGACACCGGGCCGGCGATCGCCGTGAAGGCCGCGATCCGGGCCATCGGGCCGTACCACATACCCAATCTGCGCCTGGAAGCGATCGGCGTCTATACGAATACCGTGCCGGGCGCGGCCTTCCGCTCGATCGGCGGGCCGCAGGCGGTGTGGGCGACGGAATCGCAGATGGACATCATCGCCGATGCGATAGGCGTGGACCCCATCGAGTTCCGCATGCTGAACCTGGCGCAGAAAGGCGAGACGATCAAGCACGACCTGCGTCCGCTGGATATCGATATGCGGCGATCGCTGCGCGCCGCGGTGGACACGTTGAAGAATCTGCCGGAACCCGCTTACCAGGGCCGGCGCGGCCTGGGCGTCGCGGTCGGGGCGACAGACCCGGGCATTATGCCGATCGGTGGCGCCATCGTGCGGCTGCGCGCGGATGGCTCTGTGAATGTCTCCGCGAACACGGTGGAGATCGGGCAAGGCAGCCGGGGCGTGCTGCGCATCATCGCCGCGAAGACGCTGAACCAACCCCTGCGAATGATCGCCGTGGCCCAGCCGGATACGCTGCAGGCGCCCTATGACTGGGGCACGGGGGCCAGCCGTTCGACCGTGATCATCGGCCTGGCGGTGCAACTCGCCTGCGAGGACATCCTGCGCCAGGTGCGGGATATCGCGGCGCAGGAGCTGGGCGGGTCGCCCGATGACTACAGGCTGGTCGAAGGCGCGGTCGAAGGGCCGAATGGCCAGATGCCCTTCATCGAGCTGCTGCGGCGCTTTCACGGCATGGCGGCCGGCGAGTTCCTGGGCGTGGGACGCGTGAACCCGAACACCAAGGACGGCGCATTCAAGCTGCAACCGCTGTTCTGGGAAACCGGCGCGGGCGCCTTCGAGATAGGGCTGGACGAAGGCACCGGCGCGATCCGCGTCCTGCGGGCGGGCGGCGCGGCCGACCTGGGCCATGTGATCAACCCCAAGGCGGCGGAAGGCCAAGACGAAGGCGCCATGGTGATGGGCCTGGGCCACACGCTGTCCGAGGAATACATCTACGAAGACGGCCAAGTCGTGAACGGGACGCTGTTCGACTACAAGGTGCCGACCATGGAAGAAGTGCCGGACCACGTGGGCACGGCGCTGATCGAAAGCGGCGACGGCCCCGGGCCGTTCGGCGCGCGGGGCGGCGGCGAAGGCGCCATCCTCCCCGTCGCGCCGGCGGTGGCCAACGCCCTGTTCCAGGGATGGGGGATACGGCTGAAGGAGCTGCCGCTGACCCCGGAGCGCGTCTGGCGCGCGTTGCGAGACAAGAACCTGACCGACAAGTAA
- a CDS encoding HNH endonuclease: MVEEKSNKRNAIWARDQLILALDLYIRNRRSLPSKHSSAISELSAILNRLGAALGQRGGATYRNANGVYMKLMNFRRFDAEYTSDGKTGLTRGNQDEARVWRQFADKPAYLAEVARFIRQAITEYETGVVSMTGPDEQAIEEAEEGKVATRIHRYRERDRRIVSQAKTRALKQHGRLFCAACGFDFQKLYGEIGSGLIEVHHTKPVHKLEPGEKTKVADLVLLCSNCHRVIHSRREWITLEQIIAAIESAKARQGHFSLTPAS; the protein is encoded by the coding sequence ATGGTCGAAGAGAAGAGCAACAAGCGCAATGCCATTTGGGCCAGGGATCAGCTGATCCTCGCGTTAGACCTCTATATCCGCAACCGTCGATCTCTGCCCTCAAAACATTCCTCGGCAATCTCGGAACTTTCTGCGATTCTGAATCGGCTTGGCGCTGCGTTGGGGCAACGGGGCGGTGCGACTTATCGGAATGCCAACGGCGTCTACATGAAGTTAATGAACTTCCGCCGCTTTGACGCGGAGTACACCTCCGACGGAAAAACTGGCCTTACTCGGGGAAATCAGGACGAGGCACGGGTCTGGCGGCAGTTTGCTGACAAGCCTGCGTATCTCGCTGAAGTCGCTCGATTCATCCGGCAAGCTATTACTGAATATGAGACCGGTGTAGTGAGTATGACTGGACCTGACGAACAGGCAATTGAAGAAGCGGAGGAAGGGAAGGTCGCCACTCGCATTCACCGGTACAGGGAGCGAGATAGGCGGATCGTGAGCCAGGCGAAGACACGCGCGCTGAAGCAGCACGGGCGGCTCTTCTGCGCCGCGTGTGGTTTTGACTTTCAGAAGCTGTATGGCGAGATCGGTTCAGGGCTTATCGAGGTACATCATACGAAACCCGTCCATAAGTTAGAGCCAGGGGAAAAGACTAAGGTAGCGGATTTGGTTTTACTTTGTTCAAACTGCCATCGAGTGATCCACTCGCGACGCGAATGGATCACTCTCGAGCAAATCATTGCTGCAATCGAAAGCGCAAAAGCTAGGCAGGGTCACTTCTCATTAACGCCCGCCAGCTAA
- a CDS encoding Bug family tripartite tricarboxylate transporter substrate binding protein codes for MSNSGWKKAFTALACGICLMGTAQAADTYPSKPITIVAPYPPGGATDLYARSVAAGLSELGQSTVVDNRAGASGIIGADYVSRAPADGYTMLIGASSMFSILPLLSKRMEGVYQKIEPVSILGFNPSYVVVPASLPVNNIQELIAYLKKNPGKFGYGSAGTGTSQHVFMELFKQRAGVDVFPVQYKGSSPMVVDLIAERVVMAIEQGPAVLSYIKTGKLKALAVTTAKRSEALPDVPTLAETVLPGFEAVTWFALYAPKGVPQNVLDKVVPQIAKTMASKEVKERLGAVGVEPASSTPQAVVKRQADETALWKDVIARSKISLED; via the coding sequence ATGAGCAACTCAGGTTGGAAGAAGGCTTTCACGGCCCTCGCGTGCGGTATTTGCCTGATGGGCACGGCGCAGGCGGCCGATACCTACCCCAGCAAGCCCATCACAATCGTGGCGCCCTACCCGCCCGGCGGCGCGACGGACCTGTACGCGCGTTCCGTGGCGGCGGGGCTGAGCGAGTTGGGCCAATCGACCGTGGTGGACAACCGCGCCGGCGCGTCGGGGATCATCGGGGCGGACTACGTGTCGCGGGCGCCGGCGGACGGCTACACGATGCTGATCGGCGCATCGTCGATGTTCTCGATCCTGCCGCTGCTGAGCAAGCGCATGGAAGGCGTCTACCAGAAGATCGAGCCGGTCTCGATCCTGGGCTTCAATCCTTCCTATGTGGTCGTGCCGGCGTCGCTGCCGGTGAACAACATCCAGGAGCTGATCGCCTACCTGAAGAAGAACCCGGGCAAGTTCGGCTACGGGTCGGCGGGCACGGGCACTTCGCAGCACGTGTTCATGGAGCTGTTCAAGCAGCGCGCGGGCGTGGATGTGTTCCCGGTCCAGTACAAGGGCAGCTCGCCCATGGTGGTGGACCTGATCGCCGAACGCGTGGTGATGGCCATCGAGCAAGGCCCCGCGGTGCTGTCGTACATCAAGACCGGCAAGCTGAAGGCGCTGGCCGTGACGACCGCCAAGCGGTCGGAAGCCTTGCCCGACGTGCCCACGCTCGCGGAAACCGTGCTGCCCGGCTTCGAGGCCGTGACCTGGTTCGCGCTGTACGCGCCCAAGGGCGTGCCGCAGAACGTGCTGGACAAGGTCGTGCCGCAGATCGCGAAAACGATGGCGTCCAAGGAAGTCAAGGAACGCCTGGGCGCCGTCGGCGTGGAACCCGCGTCGAGCACGCCGCAAGCCGTCGTGAAGCGCCAGGCCGATGAAACGGCTTTGTGGAAGGACGTGATCGCGCGCTCGAAGATCTCGCTCGAAGACTGA